The proteins below come from a single Tribolium castaneum strain GA2 chromosome 9, icTriCast1.1, whole genome shotgun sequence genomic window:
- the Obp-c17 gene encoding odorant binding protein C17 precursor, which yields MKSFVIFVLIIVITGQINATPSLDDFKKVQKDCQKKTGVSDESINKVNNLEPVCDDLLLQENALCILKTYEVMDEEGKICPDKLMEVLEPKFGKEKAEKLIEKCTLEKDTPQLLAHATLFCLSVQKYVV from the coding sequence ATGAAATCGTTCGTAATTTTCGTGTTGATCATTGTGATCACTGGCCAAATAAATGCAACACCCAGTCTTGACGACttcaaaaaagtgcaaaaggACTGTCAAAAGAAAACCGGCGTTTCGGACGAGTCTATCAACAAAGTAAACAATTTGGAACCTGTTTGTGACGATCTTCTGCTCCAAGAAAACGCATTATGTATTCTTAAAACTTACGAAGTTATGGATGAAGAGGGAAAGATTTGCCCTGACAAACTAATGGAAGTACTTGAACCCAAATTTGGTAAAGAGAAGgcagaaaaattaatagaaaaatgcACCTTGGAGAAAGATACGCCTCAGCTGTTGGCACATGCAACCTTGTTTTGTCTTTCAGTCCAGAAATATGTAGTTTAA